In the genome of Vibrio sp. NTOU-M3, one region contains:
- a CDS encoding O-antigen ligase family protein — translation MLSTISKDKITSFIFYLPILWISTGMLWDGDGDMRLVPIVLFVVMISLFLFKFENIKINFKNNFWIKLLLISASFGGVCYLYYGFDSRELRATLVVFFIFLVTPIHFFSIKTIQIFIFIASLTCALYVFNYQFLNHSSRAVWPINAIPFATISGLISIVSFVFLLHKNTNNFKLLTSMILSFSGVVLSQSRGPLLSIMFVFFSIALLFLFVKNKKHTVWLLFIFIFLGFSLTKIPLISQRLESTYSEYHKIKNGDLNTSIGIRLQMQKIAFDLWRIKPIFGYGKDIKKEFNRLQSENVINSRVNWLISMTFHNGYLDKFVLYGIPGGLIFLNFLFYPIYLSRQYSLKEGSALLWAPALFMILCNLTDAPFINAQAAIYYMFIIGAVSMMLKNEKEQRLENV, via the coding sequence ATGTTAAGCACCATAAGTAAAGATAAAATAACCTCTTTTATTTTTTATCTTCCTATTCTTTGGATAAGTACAGGAATGTTATGGGATGGGGATGGAGATATGCGTTTAGTCCCCATCGTGCTATTTGTCGTAATGATATCTTTATTTTTGTTTAAGTTCGAAAATATTAAGATTAACTTTAAGAATAATTTTTGGATAAAATTGTTACTAATTAGTGCTAGCTTTGGCGGAGTATGTTATTTATATTACGGATTTGACTCTCGAGAATTAAGAGCTACATTGGTTGTTTTTTTTATTTTTCTTGTAACTCCAATTCATTTTTTTTCAATAAAGACTATACAAATCTTTATTTTTATTGCATCTCTAACATGCGCATTATATGTTTTTAATTATCAGTTTTTAAATCATAGTTCTCGTGCTGTTTGGCCTATAAATGCAATACCTTTTGCCACGATATCAGGTTTAATATCTATAGTTTCCTTTGTGTTTTTATTACATAAAAATACAAATAATTTCAAATTATTGACTTCAATGATATTATCATTTAGTGGGGTTGTATTAAGTCAATCAAGAGGACCTTTGCTTTCAATAATGTTTGTTTTTTTCTCTATTGCATTATTGTTTCTTTTTGTTAAAAATAAAAAACATACAGTATGGTTGCTTTTTATTTTTATCTTTCTTGGATTTAGTTTAACTAAAATTCCTTTAATTAGTCAAAGGTTAGAGAGTACTTATAGCGAATACCATAAAATAAAAAATGGTGATCTTAATACATCAATAGGTATTCGGTTACAAATGCAAAAAATTGCGTTTGATCTCTGGAGAATCAAGCCAATTTTTGGGTACGGAAAAGATATTAAAAAGGAATTTAATCGGCTACAAAGTGAAAATGTAATTAACTCTCGTGTTAATTGGCTCATATCCATGACTTTTCATAACGGATATTTAGACAAATTCGTCCTCTATGGTATCCCTGGTGGTTTGATTTTTCTGAATTTCTTGTTTTATCCCATATACCTTTCTCGACAATACTCTCTAAAGGAAGGGAGTGCTCTGCTTTGGGCTCCTGCTTTATTTATGATACTTTGTAATTTGACTGATGCACCTTTTATTAATGCGCAAGCAGCTATCTACTATATGTTTATCATTGGTGCTGTGAGTATGATGCTGAAAAATGAAAAAGAGCAGAGATTGGAGAATGTATGA